The genomic interval CTCATCGACCGGCGCGGCGGCATCGTGTGGGGCTGCGTGCCGCGCGTCGATGGCGACCCGACCTTTTGCGCTCTGCTCAACGGGTCCTCGCAGGATGTCGGCGTCTGGCGGTTCGAGCTGGAAGGGCAGGTGTCCGCCCGGCAGGAATATATCCGCAACACGCCCAACCTCGTCACCACGCTGGAGGCGGAGGATGGCAGCGCGGTGGAGATCCTCGATTTCTGTCCGCGCTTCGAGCGATCGGGGCGGATGTACCGCCCGGTCGCCTTCGTGCGGATCGTGCGGCCCGTATCGGGCAATCCGCGCATCCGCGTCGCGCTCAGCCCGATGCGCAACTACGGCGCCTCCACCGTGGAGACGACCAACGGCACCAATCACATCCGCTACCTGTTGCCGCAGCAGGCCCTGCGGCTGAGCACCGATGCCTCGGTCGGCTACATCCTCGAGAACCGGTTCTTCCGCATCGAGGACGACATGCACTTCTTCCTCGGCCCGGACGAGCCGTTCGTCGGCAATCTGCGCGAGGAAGTGCGCCATATGGAGCAACTGACGCGCAAGTACTGGCAGCACTGGGTGCGCGGGCTGGCGACGCCGTTCGAATGGCAGGACGCGGTCATCCGCGCCGCGATCACGCTCAAGCTGTGCCAGCACGAGGAGACGGGCGCCATCGTCGCGGCGCTGACGACCTCGATCCCCGAGGCGCCCGGCAGCGAGCGCAACTGGGACTATCGCTACTGCTGGATCCGCGATTCGTACTACACGGTGCAGGCGCTCAACCGGCTCGGCGCGCTCGACGTGCTGGAGAAGTATCTCGGTTATCTGCGCAACATCGTCGACGAGGCGCAGGGCGGACAGGTGCAGCCGCTCTATTCGGTGATGGGCGTCGCCGAGCTGGACGAGACGACCGCCGCCCACCTCGCCGGCTACCGCGGCATGGGACCGGTGCGGATCGGCAACGCCGCCTACAAGCAGGTGCAGTACGATTGCTACGGCCAGATCGTGCTGCCGACCGTGCAGGGCTTCTTCGACAAGCGCCTGCTGCGGATCGCCGACGACCGCGACTTCACCGCGCTGGAGGAGGTGGGCGAAATGGCCTGGCTCAAGCACGACCAGCCCGACGCGGGCCTGTGGGAATTCCGCACCCGGCAGGAAACGCATACCTATTCCGCGGTGATGAGCTGGGCGGCCTGCGACCGGCTCGCAAAGACCGCCGATTTCCTCGGCAAGGACGATCGCCGCGCGCTGTGGCAGGAACGCGCCGACGCCATTCGCGATACGGTGGAGGCGAAGGCCTGGAAGGGCGAGAACGGGGAAGGCCATTACGGCGCCAGCTTCCAGAGCGACTATCTCGATGCGAGCCTGCTGCAATTGCTCGAACTGCATTATCTCGATCCCGATGACGCGCGCTTCCAGAAGACCTTCGCCCTGATCGAGCGCGACCTGCGCCGGGGCGAGCACATGCTGCGCTACGCGGCGGAGGACGATTTCGGCGCGCCCGAGACCGCCTTCAACATCTGCACCTTCTGGCTGATCGAGGCGCTGGCGCTGATGGACCGCAAGGAAGAGGCG from Aurantiacibacter spongiae carries:
- a CDS encoding glycoside hydrolase family 15 protein, whose amino-acid sequence is MTQQTSAPPLPAHVSDLELWPVGNCQVSGLIDRRGGIVWGCVPRVDGDPTFCALLNGSSQDVGVWRFELEGQVSARQEYIRNTPNLVTTLEAEDGSAVEILDFCPRFERSGRMYRPVAFVRIVRPVSGNPRIRVALSPMRNYGASTVETTNGTNHIRYLLPQQALRLSTDASVGYILENRFFRIEDDMHFFLGPDEPFVGNLREEVRHMEQLTRKYWQHWVRGLATPFEWQDAVIRAAITLKLCQHEETGAIVAALTTSIPEAPGSERNWDYRYCWIRDSYYTVQALNRLGALDVLEKYLGYLRNIVDEAQGGQVQPLYSVMGVAELDETTAAHLAGYRGMGPVRIGNAAYKQVQYDCYGQIVLPTVQGFFDKRLLRIADDRDFTALEEVGEMAWLKHDQPDAGLWEFRTRQETHTYSAVMSWAACDRLAKTADFLGKDDRRALWQERADAIRDTVEAKAWKGENGEGHYGASFQSDYLDASLLQLLELHYLDPDDARFQKTFALIERDLRRGEHMLRYAAEDDFGAPETAFNICTFWLIEALALMDRKEEARDLFCSMLAHRTGSGLLSEDMDFENGELWGNFPQTYSLVGIINCAGLLSQSWSTVR